In Triticum urartu cultivar G1812 chromosome 6, Tu2.1, whole genome shotgun sequence, the following proteins share a genomic window:
- the LOC125513429 gene encoding ruBisCO large subunit-binding protein subunit beta, chloroplastic-like — MASPFGAASSCGLKAAAPSGFATRKQLSLVSPPLVSLPQRARPGRKCSFRVNAAKELYFNKDGSAIKKLQTGVNKLADLVGVTLGPKGRNVVLESKYGSPRIVNDGVTVAKEVELEDPVENIGAKLVRQAAAKTNDLAGDGTTTSVILAQGMIAEGVKIVAAGANPVQIARGIEKTTKALVSELRKMSKEVEDSELADVAAVSAGNNYEIGNMIADAMSKVGRQGVVTLEEGKSAENNLYVVEGMQFDRGYISPYFVTDSEKMSVEYENCKLLLVDKKINNARDLITLLEDAIKGGYPILIIAEDIEQEALATLVVNRLRGALKIAAIKAPGFGERKSQYLDDIATLTGGTVIREEIGLSLDKADKEVLGNAAKVVITKDSTTIVGDGTTQEEVTKRVTQIRNQIEASEQEYEKEKLNERIAKLSGGVAVIQVGAQTETELKEKKLRVEDALNATKAAVEEGIVVGGGCTLLRLASKVDAIKETLENDEQKVGAEIVRKSLSYPLKLIAKNAGVNGSVVTEKVLVNDNFRYGYNAATGKYEDLMAAGIIDPTKVVRCCLEHAASVAKTFITSDAVVVDIKESEQAPAANPMAGSGYGF; from the exons ATGGCTTCACCGTTTGGGGCCGCCTCCTCGTGTGGCCTCAAGGCTGCCGCTCCTTCCGGATTCGCGACCAGGAAGCAGCTCTCCCTCGTTTCGCCCCCGTTGGTCTCGCTGCCCCAGAGGGCCAGGCCAGGGAGAAAGTGCAGTTTCCGAGTGAACGCTGCAAAGGAGCTGTATTTCAACAAGGATGGGTCGGCTATCAAGAAGCTGCAA ACTGGAGTCAATAAGCTTGCCGATCTGGTTGGAGTTACTCTTGGGCCTAAAGGGCGGAATGTCGTCCTTGAGAGCAAGTATGGGTCACCTAGAATTGTCAACGATGGCGTTACGGTGGCAAAAGAG GTTGAGCTGGAGGACCCTGTTGAAAATATTGGAGCTAAATTGGTCAGGCAAGCTGCTGCTAAGACCAATGATTTGGCTGGTGATGGGACAACCACTTCTGTCATCCTTGCTCAAGGGATGATTGCCGAGGGTGTTAAG ATTGTAGCTGCCGGTGCTAATCCAGTACAGATTGCCCGTGGTATTGAGAAAACAACCAAAGCACTTGTCAGTGAACTTCGAAAGATGTCCAAGGAG GTTGAAGATAGCGAACTTGCTGATGTTGCTGCAGTAAGCGCTGGAAATAACTACGAAATTGGTAACATGATAGCTGATGCTATGAGCAAGGTTGGGCGTCAGGGGGTGGTTACACTTGAAGAAGGCAAGAGTGCTGAAAACAACCTCTATGTGGTCGAAGGGATGCAATTCGACCGCGGCTATATTTCTCCTTACTTTGTAACTGACAGTGAAAAAATGTCAGTTGAGTATGAGAATTGCAAG CTGCTTCTTGTGGACAAGAAAATTAACAATGCCCGAGATCTCATCACTCTTCTGGAGGACGCTATTAAGGGTGGATATCCAATTCTAATAATCGCAGAGGATATTGAGCAGGAAGCTCTTGCAACTCTTGTGGTCAATAGGCTTAGAGGTGCACTGAAGATTGCTGCTATTAAAGCCCCTGGTTTTGGAGAGCGCAAGAGTCAATACCTGGATGATATCGCTACTCTGACAGGAG GCACTGTCATCAGAGAAGAAATTGGACTGTCCCTGGACAAAGCAGACAAAGAAGTCCTTGGAAATGCCGCCAAGGTTGTAATTACTAAGGATTCGACGACAATTGTTGGAGATGGCACTACGCAGGAGGAAGTAACCAAAAGGGTTACACAAATCAGGAACCAAATTGAG GCTTCTGAACAGGAATATGAAAAAGAAAAGCTAAACGAGAGGATAGCTAAACTATCCGGTGGTGTTGCTGTTATTCAG GTTGGAGCACAGACTGAAACTGAGCTAAAGGAAAAGAAATTGAGGGTTGAAGACGCACTGAATGCAACAAAG GCGGCTGTCGAGGAAGGTATTGTTGTCGGTGGTGGCTGTACCCTTTTAAGGCTTGCCTCAAAAGTTGATGCCATTAAAGAAACCCTTGAGAATGATGAACAGAAG GTCGGCGCTGAAATTGTTAGGAAATCCTTGAGTTATCCACTTAAACTGATTGCCAAAAACGCTGGTGTTAATGGCAGCGTGGTTACCGAAAAG GTCCTTGTGAATGATAACTTCAGGTACGGTTACAATGCCGCTACAGGGAAGTATGAGGATTTGATGGCTGCTGGTATTATTGATCCCACCAAG GTCGTGAGGTGCTGCTTGGAGCATGCCGCATCGGTGGCCAAGACTTTCATCACCTCAGACGCCGTCGTGGTCGACATCAAGGAATCTGAGCAGGCACCTGCTGCGAACCCAATGGCTGGTTCAG GTTACGGGTTCTAA